The Thermococcus sp. nucleotide sequence GTCAGGTTCTCGAACTGGGTCGTTGACATAGGCGCGCCATACCAGGCCAACCTCCGAGTTCAGGACGCTGTGGAGGAGAGGATAGACCTGCTCAAGACTGACCTGAGGAAGATATTCGACATTGGGGACATAATCTACGCCAAGGTCAAGGCCTTCAACGAGATAAATCAGATCGACCTGACAACGAAGGGGATGCCCTTCAAGGGCGGACCCCTCAGGGGAGGCCAGCTTGTAACCATTACCCCCTCCAAGGTGCCGAGGCTCATCGGCAAGGGCGGTTCTATGATAAACCTAATCAAGAAGCTGACGAACACGAGGATAATAGTCGGCCAGAACGGCTGGGTCTGGGTCAGCGGAAAGAACGACGAGCTTGAGAAGCTCGCGATAGAGGCAATTCTGAAGGTTGACCGCGAGAGCCACACCCAGGGGCTCACCGACAGGGTGAAGGAGTTCCTGCTCTCAAGGCTCAGGGAACTGAAGGAGCAGGGCGTTATAGAGGAGGTACCCTCTATCGAGGAAAAGGAGGAAGGTGACAAAAATGATGGGCAGGCCTGAGGGATTAAAGCTCATCGATGAGAACGGTAAGAGGCTTGACGGTAGGAAGAAGTACGAGCTCAGGCCAATTAAAATGGAAGTTGGCATACTCAAGAACGCGGACGGCTCGGCCTACGTCGAGTGGGGCAAGAACAAGATTTTAGCTGCCGTCTACGGCCCGAGGGAGATACACCCCAAGCACCTCCAGAGGCCGGACAGGGCAATACTCAGGGTAAGGTACAACATGGCCCCGTTTAGCGTCGAGGAGAGAAAGAAGCCCGGTCCGGACAGGAGGAGCGTCGAGATAAGCAAGGTCATCAGGGGTGCACTTGAGCCGGCCTTACTGCTCCACATGTTTCCGAGGACAGCCGTGGACGTCTTCATAGAGGTTCTTCAGGCTGACGCCGGAACGAGAGTTGCCGGGATAACCGCCGCCTCATTGGCCCTTGCAGATGCGGGCATACCCATGAAAGACCTTGTAGCTGCATGTGCAGCTGGAAAGATAGACGGGGAGATAGTGCTCGACCTGAACAAGGACGAGGACAACTATGGCGAGGCAGACGTTCCCGTTGCCATAATGCCCCTCAAGAACGACATAACTCTCCTCCAGATGGACGGCTACCTCACCAGAGAGGAGTTCATCGAGGCCGTAAAGCTCGCAATAAAGGGCGCCAAGGCCATCTACCAGAAGCAGAGAGAAGCTCTCAAGGAGAAGTACCTCAAGATAGCGAGGGAGGTTGAGGGAAATGAGTGATGTTGAGGTTATGGCAAGCATAATGCGCGATCACATTCTCGGCCTTCTCCGCGAGGGCAAGAGGATAGACGGTCGCTCCTTCGAGGACTACCGCGACCTGGAAATTAAGGTCAACGTCATCGAGAAGGCCGAGGGCTCTGCATGGGTCAAGCTTGGAAACACTCAGGTTCTCGTGGGCATAAAGGTCGACCTCGGCGAACCCTTCCCGGACCTGCCTGAGAAGGGCGTCATGACGACCAACGTCGAGCTTGTCCCGCTGGCCTCGCCGACCTTTGAGCCCGGCCCGCCTGACGAGAACGCCATCGAGCTTGCGAGGGTTGTTGACAGGGGCATAAGGGAAAGCCAGGCTGTTGAGCTGGAAAAGCTTGCGATAGTTCCGGGCAAGCTCGTCAGGGTGATATTCATAGACGTCCACGTCCTGGACCACGACGGGAACCTCCTCGACGCCAGCGGTATAGGTGCCATAGCGGCCCTGATGAGCACGAAGATGCCCAAGATTGAGTACAACGAGGAGACCGGCGAGGTAACGGTGCTCGACGAGTACGAGC carries:
- the rrp4 gene encoding exosome complex RNA-binding protein Rrp4, producing the protein MRRIFVKPRELVVPGTLLAQGPFKNGRGTFREGNRIYSTVIGLVEIRGDMIRVIPLEGPYIPEVGDNVLGKIVDVRFSNWVVDIGAPYQANLRVQDAVEERIDLLKTDLRKIFDIGDIIYAKVKAFNEINQIDLTTKGMPFKGGPLRGGQLVTITPSKVPRLIGKGGSMINLIKKLTNTRIIVGQNGWVWVSGKNDELEKLAIEAILKVDRESHTQGLTDRVKEFLLSRLRELKEQGVIEEVPSIEEKEEGDKNDGQA
- the rrp41 gene encoding exosome complex exonuclease Rrp41 encodes the protein MMGRPEGLKLIDENGKRLDGRKKYELRPIKMEVGILKNADGSAYVEWGKNKILAAVYGPREIHPKHLQRPDRAILRVRYNMAPFSVEERKKPGPDRRSVEISKVIRGALEPALLLHMFPRTAVDVFIEVLQADAGTRVAGITAASLALADAGIPMKDLVAACAAGKIDGEIVLDLNKDEDNYGEADVPVAIMPLKNDITLLQMDGYLTREEFIEAVKLAIKGAKAIYQKQREALKEKYLKIAREVEGNE
- the rrp42 gene encoding exosome complex protein Rrp42; the encoded protein is MSDVEVMASIMRDHILGLLREGKRIDGRSFEDYRDLEIKVNVIEKAEGSAWVKLGNTQVLVGIKVDLGEPFPDLPEKGVMTTNVELVPLASPTFEPGPPDENAIELARVVDRGIRESQAVELEKLAIVPGKLVRVIFIDVHVLDHDGNLLDASGIGAIAALMSTKMPKIEYNEETGEVTVLDEYEPLPVRRVPIPVTFAKIGNNIVVDPNLDEERVMDGRITITTDENGHISAVQKGEGGAFKLEEVMYAVDTAFKKAEEIRKIVLEAVKA